The genomic DNA TTAGTGAATTGGCGATAGAAGTAATTGAATTTAAGGTTCAGACCTCGGAGTTAGCCGATTTTGCAGCAAGGATTGCAATGGACGTAGCAGGTGGCTATGGTTATCAAGAAGGAATTTTTGAAAGATTGTATCGCGATGCACGAGCAGGCATTCCGATGGCACCATCAAATAATATTGCCCGTGATCAAGTAGGGAAAGATTTAGTTGGCTTGCCATTGGAGTTATGGAATGAGGGGAATAATGGATCTTAAAAGCAAAAGTAGATAGTTTGAACAAAAAGCCTACGGAAATGATCTTTTTAAATGAACATACAGAAGTAAACAAAGCATTCTATTCATTCTTTTCTAATTATTCAAAACAACAATGTATAAAAACAAGCAAACGGATTCGATGGAATGATTTTCTTTACAGTAGATAATGAAGAAGCAATACTTAGTATTTTAAGCTAAAGTCTTGGACAGTTAGTCAAAATGACGGACTCATATTCTTCATTGAAGATGAATTGATTCATTTATCAATCGGATTGAAAAAATAAAGTAGTTATTATTAGATGACAATATGATATTAATTTTTTAAAAAAATTAAAGTCTGTTTTACAAAAATGTATGGTGAAATAGATGGATGTAAAGGCAATAAAATCTTTCCTTACTATTATAAAATGTAGGAGTTTCCAACGCGCCGCTGAAAAATTAAATTATGCTCAATCTACTATTACAACGCACATTAAAAATTTGGAAGTAGATTTAGGCATTACGTTAATTGAAAGAGGAAGGGAATTAAAATTAACAGAAGCAGGGATGTTATTACATGAAAAAGGGGACTTTCTTTTAAAGGAATTAGACAGCCTTTAATGTGCAATAGAAGCATTAAAAAATGAGGAAGCCGGTGTTATCAGGATTGGGGTAATGGAGCCCGCCGCTAGCTTTCGTTTTCCGATAGTGTTGCAATTATTTACAGAAAAATATCCAACGGTTCGGATAAGAGTTCTAATGCATCAAGTAAATAAATTACATGAAATGCTCCAAAATGGAGAGATAGATTTAGCAATATGTACAGAGCTCCTGAAAGTCAGCATTCATTTATTTTTGAACCATTATTTGATGAAGAAGTTGTTTTATATATGTCAGAGCATCATCCTTTAAGTCAAAAAGAACATCTTAGTTTAAAAGACTTACAAAGTAATCGTTTATTAATCACTTCCCCCATTGTCCAATTAGACAACATTTAGAAAGACATTTACTTCAGATAGGTATCAATTTACAATATCATATTGAAGTAAACAGTTTCAGCGCACTCGAAAAATACGTTGTTAGTGAATTAGGAATTGCCATTGTGCCCAAAATAGCTGTACATCCATCTTCATACGGTAAAGTTATCAAATCGATTGCGGATTTTAAAAGCGGATTTACCGTTGGAGTGATAACAAATGAAGAGCATTTATATAACAATAAAGTGATTGCGGATTTTATTGAAACGATTCGTCGGAGTTTAGATCATAACATATTTAATGCAATTGGGAATGAGTATTATTTTTAAAATATAAAGAAAACAAAAAGGATGTCATTTATTATTGAAATTTTTATAGGAAAGAAGTGAGAACTAAGAAGCAAAATTATTATTTTAACGTCCGTGTTAAAATTGTTATTTCTTGATTTAATAAGGGTTAAGTGATAGGAAATATTACCTTCTATAATATGTGAAATATTATGGATAAGGATGTCCTTAAACGCATAGTAGATCAACAGTGTTGAATGATGTTTTTGCAATCGTTCCTAAATTTAAAGAATTGGTGCGAATCATCAAAATCGAAAAATTGTAAAACGAAGATTATGATAATTACAATCTTAAGATAGGTATGGCAAGTTTCGACGAAAGATGATAAAAAACTTTTATTAATTAGCAAATCATTGCAGTTGAAGGGGGAAAGTTGTATTTTGAAGCCAAGTTAAATTGGCTTCATTTTTAATTTATTTCTTATCACTAGCATTGCATTAACATGTTCAGATGATTTAAAATACTAGGAATTTTTAAAAATAATGTGATTGTAAAACAAAAAAATCCTTTACAATGGAAGTACAGGTGGTTCCTGTCCAAATCCAAATGTAAAGGAATACATTCATGGACAAGAATACACTAATTATGTCATTTGGTAAATGGGTTTCACCAATAAATATTCAAAAGCTTTCTGAACTTGTTAAAGAACAAAAACAGGACTACTATACAAAGAAGTTTACAACGGAGTCTTATATTAAGCTTTTGCTTTTTGCCCAGCTTCATGAATATGAGAGCTTAGAAGAAATCAGTGATGCCCTTTTAGACGAAGATCTTCAGAAAATACTCGGATTTGAATCAATTAGTGCATCTCAGTTATCACGAAAGAACAATAATATCAATCCGCTCATTCTTTCTCATATGTTCTTGGATTTAGTGTGGAAAATTCAACATTATCACATGAAAAGTGAAAAGAGAATGCCACTAAAAATCATTGATTCGAGTACTCTACCACTCAACTTAACTAACTATCAATGGGCGAAGTTTCGTCAAACAAAAGCAGGTGTAAAACTACATTTACGACTTGTATTCATGGATAAAAATGCTGTTTATTCAGAAAAAGCTGTCATTACAACGGCAAAAGAACATGACCGAAATCAGCTTGAAGTTCTGGTAGATGATAAAGAAGCTATGTACGTGTTTGATCGTGGCTATGTGGATTATGAACGATTTGATCGGATGACCGATGAAGGTTATTTTTTCGTATCACGACTGAAGAAAAAAATGCAGTCATTCGTGAAGTTCATTCTTTTTCAATTTCGGATGATTGCCCTGTACAATCCGACAAAAGGGTTTACATCGGTAGCATACAAAATCGAACAGAAAATGTCTTTCGTCTTCTTGAAGTCAAGGATACAAAAGGAAACTTCCTTCGTTTAATCACGAATCGCTTTGATTTAAGTGCTGAAGAAATCAGTGATATTTATCGTTCTCGTTGGGCCATTGAACTATTTTTCAAATGGCTGAAGCAGCACGTAGAAATTAAGCATTTTTATCGTATGAGTGAGACCGCGATTCAAAACCAAATTTTCTTAGCCCTTATCACCTATTGCTTAAATGTTCTCATTCAATTAGAGATGAAAAGTAGTAAATCTTTACTTCGAATCACTCGCTGGTTAAAGAGAGCAATTTGGAAACCTTCTTAATATTTGGACACGAAAGTTTGATGAACGCTCTAGTCCGTAAAAGAATCTTGTTGTTGTAACTCTGGGATAACTGTATATTGTTACCAAATGGAAAGTGCCACCTTTATTTAGGTCTTGTCTTTTTAGTTCAAAAACGAAGAAATATATTAACAGAAAGTTCTAACTAATTTTACGCAATGCTAGTGAGTTTAAATAAAAATAAAAAGCCATTCATAACAATGAATGGCGGAGACTGTTCTAGGCAGTCAACTTTTACGCTTTAAGCTTATTTTAACTTACCTGTGTAATTTTAGAGTGTATTGCACCAAATACATTGGTTATTATGAAACGAAAAAAGTCGATTTCTGAATGAATCGGCTTTTTTACATTTGTGCGACCGAAATGAGCTAGCCTTTTTTTTTTTAAAAAAATTTAGAGACGAACTATCGTATGAAATTAACAGGATCGTAACGAAATATGTAAGAGTAAATAATACTAGATTATCGTTTTTGTTTTGTTGACTGCATAATATTTTAAGGAAGTTTCTTCGAATGTTGATAATCATCCACAATGAATATCCCCATCAAATCCCCTTCTAAATAACAAGGAGCTCATGTTTAAAGTTATATATCCGGATAATATCATTTTG from Bacillus aquiflavi includes the following:
- a CDS encoding LysR family transcriptional regulator, which gives rise to MDVKAIKSFLTIIKCRSFQRAAEKLNYAQSTITTHIKNLEVDLGITLIERGRELKLTEAGMLLHEKGDFLLKELDSL
- a CDS encoding LysR substrate-binding domain-containing protein: MYRAPESQHSFIFEPLFDEEVVLYMSEHHPLSQKEHLSLKDLQSNRLLITSPIVQLDNI
- a CDS encoding substrate-binding domain-containing protein; this translates as MNLQYHIEVNSFSALEKYVVSELGIAIVPKIAVHPSSYGKVIKSIADFKSGFTVGVITNEEHLYNNKVIADFIETIRRSLDHNIFNAIGNEYYF